The segment TTTAATCAGCTTCAAGTAGTTCATGTCGATATCTTGTTTGCTTTGGTAGGAAACTTCCGAGAGTTCTTTATACGCTCCTTTGACAAGGCGCAAGCGCACATTTTGCAAGTTTTCCAAATCTTTTTCGGAACGGTAAAGGTAGGATTGAATCACAGTGCCGACATTGTCATAGTCTTCTAGAAGCGCATGGAGAATATCAAGTGTCTGTTGCAAATGGCTGTAATCTTCCATGTCGATATTGATGAAAATCGCGTAATTTGCAGCTGCCGCTACAATTTCCCGCATATTTTCTAAGCAGAATTTATAGTCGACATCCAATCCGACTTGTGTCAGTTTGATCGACATATGGGCTGTCACACCGTGCTGTTGGATTGCTTCCAATGTTTCCAGAATACTCGCCTTTGCCTCAAGTGCTTCTTCTTTGCTGTAGACAAATTCACCGAGATTATCAATTGTGGCTCCAATGCCATTGGCGTTCAATTCTTTCACGGATTTCATCATGCTATTAATATCAGTTCCAGCGACAACTTTACTAGCGCCTAATTTTAAGCCCCATTTTTTTGCCCCGTTATTCAATAATTGATTTTTAGATAAAGCAATAAAAAAATCTCGTGTCAAACTCACTGTTTTTCCTCCTATGCTAATGAAAACGTATTCAAGGCAAGCTTTAAATGATGTGAAAGACGGTATATTTTATCCAAGCTTACTTACTAAGCAAAGATTATCGATAAGGAAATCCACTAGAGCAATTTAAAAAAGGAACTTTATTCATTCCTTTTCTCATTATAATCGATAGTTTAAATTCCTCCTAACGTTATATAGCAGGGAAGAAGACAAATAAATTCAAAGATAGAAAAAACTTTAATGAAATTCACGCTTTCGAATAAATTAAATCAATTAACATGGAAGCCACTGAAATCCCCAGATCGATTTATTCTACTTTAGCGGTCAGGGAGGGATAAAGATAATTCCTGCTAAATGAGGTTTTCTTTACTGGCTTGCTTTTTAATAGAGGGAATATTGGGAAAATTAATAGCGGTTATAAGCAGGATACCGACTCAAAACGTCCAGGGTGTTGAATTCGATTTTAGAAATAATGCACCTTAATCTAAATTCTCCGCTTTGAAATTCAAAAGGAATGGCAAAGAGCGCCATTCCTTTTGAATTCTCTAATGATTGTCGGGGCTGAACGAGCCGCCTTCGCTTTTCTTAATGTCCAGCTGCAAGAGCCAGCTTCTCGGGTCATAAGCCACTCCGGCTGTGCGGCAAAAAGCGCCGCTTCGCCAGACCGTCTTATGCCTATCGAAGCTAAACGGCTCTTTCCGCTTTTCAACGTTGAGGGGCATGGATTTCCCATGATAGTTTTAAGGCGTCTGACAGGTATTCCGCTGCTTCTTCTGCTTCAAAATGATCTATTTGAAATTTTGAATGGTTGAGTGAGTAGATAGATTGCCGTTCAAGAAAAAGCTCTTTGATGTCTTCGATAGACCTGCC is part of the Planococcus shenhongbingii genome and harbors:
- a CDS encoding proline dehydrogenase family protein gives rise to the protein MTRDFFIALSKNQLLNNGAKKWGLKLGASKVVAGTDINSMMKSVKELNANGIGATIDNLGEFVYSKEEALEAKASILETLEAIQQHGVTAHMSIKLTQVGLDVDYKFCLENMREIVAAAANYAIFINIDMEDYSHLQQTLDILHALLEDYDNVGTVIQSYLYRSEKDLENLQNVRLRLVKGAYKELSEVSYQSKQDIDMNYLKLIKLRLQQPAFTSIATHDHHIIDAVKKFAKENSIPRDRFEFQMLYGFRSDMQKELAEEGYAFTTYVPFGQDWYGYYMRRLAERPQNINLALKSLVSK